The following coding sequences lie in one Zingiber officinale cultivar Zhangliang chromosome 2B, Zo_v1.1, whole genome shotgun sequence genomic window:
- the LOC122048604 gene encoding uncharacterized acetyltransferase At3g50280-like yields MAESSDVRILSKSTIRPSPRPCEEDGGRLIHLTPWDLTLLSIDYMQKGILFRRPPTQDSDATTFTISRLRDSFTATLDRFFPLAGRLAVDNLDTSPPSLSISLKCNDEGADFIHASAPSATVSSILHSLYVPPVVRSFFPLNGAINYDGRCLPLLAAQVTELADGIFIGCTLNHVVADGTVFWNFFNSWSQICRSGGGCPEVSTPPAFDRWFLDSCNPPIRLPFGGESDFINRPVYPPVEECVFHFSAAAVAKLKARVNAEMGTGGQISSLQSLLSLIWVSVTRARRLDPNKETSYMISIGCRARLTPPLPESYLGNAVHIGATQNVTAGELLQRGLGWAARQLNQTVALFKESLVRSCLAEWVEKPSFSYASTFKSEDMLTGGSTRFDVYGNDFGWGRPVGVRSGAGNKGDGKVTVYPGPEKGSIAVELCFSPQTLSALVKDEELMRMVSCI; encoded by the coding sequence ATGGCGGAGAGCAGTGACGTACGCATCCTTTCCAAGTCCACAATCCGACCATCCCCACGCCCCTGTGAGGAAGACGGCGGTCGCCTGATCCATCTCACTCCCTGGGATCTCACGTTGCTCTCCATCGACTACATGCAAAAGGGAATCCTCTTCCGCCGTCCGCCAACGCAGGACTCCGACGCGACGACCTTCACCATTTCTCGACTCCGCGATTCCTTCACGGCCACCCTCGACCGATTTtttcccttggccggccgcctcGCCGTCGACAACCTCGACACTTCCCCTCCTTCTCTTTCCATCTCCCTCAAGTGCAACGACGAAGGAGCCGACTTCATCCACGCGTCGGCCCCAAGTGCGACCGTCTCCAGCATACTCCACTCGCTCTATGTGCCCCCCGTCGTGCGCTCCTTCTTCCCCCTTAACGGCGCTATCAACTACGACGGCCGCTGCCTTCCGCTGCTCGCCGCCCAAGTCACCGAGCTCGCCGACGGGATCTTCATCGGTTGCACCCTCAACCATGTCGTGGCCGACGGCACCGTCTTCTGGAACTTCTTCAACTCCTGGTCTCAGATCTGCAGAAGCGGCGGCGGTTGTCCCGAGGTCAGCACTCCCCCGGCCTTCGACCGCTGGTTCCTCGACTCCTGCAATCCACCGATCCGTCTCCCGTTCGGCGGCGAGAGCGATTTCATCAATAGGCCTGTCTACCCTCCCGTGGAGGAGTGCGTCTTCCACTTCTCAGCGGCGGCGGTGGCCAAGCTCAAGGCTAGGGTGAACGCTGAGATGGGGACCGGCGGCCAAATCTCCTCCCTCCAGTCTCTGCTCTCGCTCATCTGGGTGTCCGTGACTCGGGCGCGTCGCCTCGATCCTAACAAGGAGACGTCGTACATGATTTCCATCGGATGCAGGGCAAGGTTGACTCCCCCACTGCCGGAAAGTTACCTTGGCAACGCGGTTCACATAGGCGCGACGCAGAATGTGACAGCGGGGGAATTGCTGCAGCGCGGTCTTGGCTGGGCGGCGCGGCAACTCAACCAAACGGTTGCTTTGTTCAAGGAATCTTTGGTGCGAAGTTGCTTGGCGGAATGGGTGGAAAAGCCATCGTTCAGTTACGCATCCACGTTCAAGTCGGAGGACATGTTGACGGGTGGTTCTACGAGGTTCGATGTGTACGGAAATGACTTCGGGTGGGGGAGGCCGGTGGGCGTGAGGAGTGGAGCAGGAAACAAGGGGGACGGGAAGGTGACTGTGTATCCGGGGCCTGAGAAAGGGAGCATCGCGGTGGAGTTGTGCTTTTCGCCCCAGACGCTTAGTGCATTGGTCAAGGACGAGGAGCTGATGCGCATGGTCTCCTGCATTTAG